Proteins from a single region of Desulfobacter postgatei 2ac9:
- the secA gene encoding preprotein translocase subunit SecA: MLLTFLTKLFGSNNDRTLKKIQPIIDKINEFEPQMQALSDTRIGEKTTEFKSRLAKGETLEDILPEAFALVREASVRTLGLRHYDVQLIGGIALHRGTIAEMKTGEGKTLMSTLPAYLNALTGKGVHIVTVNDYLARRDAEWMSQVYEFLGLTVGVILHDMGSQERKQAYTADITYGTNNEFGFDYLRDNMKFDPEELAQRDLHFAIVDEVDSILIDEARTPLIISGPAEKSTHLYTHANAIIPAFKKDTDYTLDEESKTVSLTEEGIAKGEALLNVENLYDPANIELLHHLNQALKAHVIFKRDTDYIVKNGQVVIVDEFTGRLMSGRRYSEGLHQALEAKEGVKIENENQTLASITFQNYFRMYDKLSGMTGTADTEAEEFKKIYNLDVLVIPTHKPMVRDDRADLIYKTQKEKYDAAIKEIIRLHKKGQPVLVGTISIDVSESLSEKLKKKGIPHNVLNAKHHKEEAEIVANAGQKGAVTISTNMAGRGTDIKLGEGVKELGGLHILGTSRHESRRIDNQLRGRSGRQGDPGSSRFYLSLEDDLLRIFGGDRIHAVMDRLGIEDGEHIEHKFISKAIENAQSKVEGHNFEIRKHLLEYDDVMNQQREIIYRQRRQALASKDLKQVAHDMMEDVSYDLVEGFVVDKTALKEWDLEGLSSAIKGQFNMDLSLDEPVQENFSADQLGQFIFDAALDQYRKREEMYGPEIIRHVERFIILQTVDTRWKEHLLNMDHLKEGIGLRGYAQQDPLRIYKKEGFDMFQDLMNRIKKEVVDILFKIQIASPTQVEQMKQEEQQDLSFSSHSDESAPKQPVRRSSEKVQRNTPCPCGSGKKYKKCCGQ, translated from the coding sequence ATGTTACTCACTTTTCTTACTAAACTTTTCGGCTCCAACAATGACAGGACCCTTAAAAAAATTCAGCCGATTATTGACAAAATAAACGAATTTGAGCCCCAAATGCAGGCTTTATCAGATACCCGGATAGGTGAAAAAACAACTGAGTTTAAAAGCCGACTGGCAAAGGGAGAGACCCTGGAAGACATTCTTCCAGAAGCCTTTGCTCTGGTCAGAGAGGCATCGGTGCGCACCCTTGGGCTGCGTCATTACGATGTCCAACTCATTGGGGGCATTGCATTGCACCGCGGTACTATTGCAGAGATGAAAACCGGTGAAGGTAAAACCTTGATGTCCACCCTGCCCGCCTACCTGAATGCCCTTACGGGCAAAGGTGTTCACATTGTTACGGTCAATGACTATCTGGCCAGGCGTGACGCGGAATGGATGTCCCAGGTGTATGAATTTTTAGGACTGACTGTAGGCGTCATCCTGCATGACATGGGATCACAGGAACGCAAACAGGCCTATACCGCAGATATCACATACGGTACCAATAATGAATTTGGTTTTGACTACCTGCGGGACAACATGAAATTCGATCCCGAAGAGCTGGCCCAGAGAGATCTGCACTTTGCCATTGTGGACGAAGTGGATTCCATTCTCATTGACGAGGCAAGAACCCCTTTGATTATTTCAGGTCCGGCTGAAAAATCGACCCATCTCTACACCCACGCCAATGCGATTATCCCGGCATTTAAAAAAGATACCGACTATACCCTGGATGAAGAATCAAAAACCGTGTCCCTTACCGAAGAGGGCATTGCAAAGGGTGAAGCGCTGCTCAATGTGGAGAATCTTTATGATCCGGCCAATATTGAACTCCTGCACCACCTTAATCAGGCTTTAAAGGCCCATGTAATTTTCAAACGAGACACAGACTACATTGTAAAAAACGGTCAGGTCGTCATTGTGGATGAATTTACAGGCCGGCTTATGAGTGGCCGTCGTTACTCGGAAGGTCTTCACCAAGCCCTTGAGGCCAAAGAGGGGGTTAAAATTGAGAATGAAAACCAAACCCTTGCTTCCATCACCTTCCAGAACTACTTCAGGATGTATGACAAGCTGTCGGGCATGACCGGAACAGCGGATACGGAAGCAGAGGAATTTAAAAAAATTTATAATCTGGATGTGCTGGTCATTCCCACCCACAAGCCTATGGTGCGTGACGACCGGGCGGACCTGATTTACAAGACCCAGAAGGAAAAATACGATGCCGCCATCAAGGAGATTATCCGGCTGCATAAAAAAGGACAGCCTGTGCTGGTGGGTACCATTTCCATTGATGTCTCCGAATCCCTAAGTGAAAAGCTCAAGAAAAAAGGGATTCCGCATAATGTTCTTAATGCCAAGCACCACAAGGAAGAGGCGGAAATTGTGGCAAATGCGGGCCAGAAAGGCGCTGTGACCATCTCCACCAACATGGCCGGGCGTGGTACGGACATCAAGCTGGGAGAAGGGGTAAAAGAACTTGGCGGCCTTCATATTCTCGGCACATCCCGCCATGAATCCCGGCGTATTGACAACCAGTTGAGGGGGCGGTCCGGTCGCCAGGGAGATCCGGGAAGTTCCCGGTTTTATTTAAGTCTGGAAGACGATCTGCTCAGAATTTTTGGCGGAGACCGTATCCATGCCGTCATGGACCGACTGGGCATTGAAGATGGCGAGCACATTGAGCATAAATTTATTTCCAAAGCTATCGAAAACGCCCAGTCCAAGGTGGAAGGACACAATTTTGAAATCAGAAAGCACCTGCTTGAATATGACGATGTGATGAACCAGCAGCGTGAGATCATTTACCGCCAGCGCCGCCAGGCACTGGCATCCAAAGATCTCAAACAAGTAGCCCACGATATGATGGAAGATGTATCCTATGACCTTGTGGAAGGATTTGTTGTAGATAAAACAGCACTTAAGGAGTGGGATCTGGAAGGACTTTCTTCAGCGATCAAAGGGCAGTTCAATATGGATTTATCCTTGGATGAACCTGTGCAGGAAAATTTTTCCGCCGATCAGCTGGGACAATTTATATTTGATGCGGCCCTGGATCAATACCGGAAAAGAGAAGAGATGTACGGCCCTGAAATCATACGCCACGTTGAACGGTTTATTATCCTTCAGACCGTGGACACCCGATGGAAGGAGCATCTTTTGAACATGGACCACCTAAAGGAAGGCATCGGTCTTCGGGGATATGCCCAGCAGGATCCTTTACGTATCTATAAAAAAGAAGGGTTTGATATGTTCCAGGACCTGATGAATCGGATCAAAAAGGAAGTGGTGGATATCCTGTTTAAAATCCAGATCGCCTCTCCCACTCAGGTTGAGCAGATGAAACAGGAAGAACAGCAGGACCTGAGCTTTTCTTCCCATTCTGACGAATCCGCGCCCAAACAGCCGGTGAGGCGCTCATCTGAAAAGGTCCAAAGAAACACCCCCTGCCCCTGTGGTTCCGGCAAAAAATATAAGAAATGCTGCGGGCAATAA